TAGCACAGTCCACTGGGTGGTTGGGGCCTTCCTCAGTCTCTCTtggcccaccaccccccccccccccccgccaccgtgGACCTCCGGGCCCCTGTGCTGTCGGCaccgggaggggagagggagccccACCAAGTGAGGTCGCCCCCTCGGTGTCCTGGGAGTCCCGGGGACTCTCGAGGACGCAAGTTCGGTGAGTACTGGTACGTCGGACGTTCTGTGGAGAGGAACCGTCCAGGTAAGGGCAGAGCTCAGGGCCAGGCAGAGTCAGCGTCAAGGGAGCTGAAccggagggtggagggtgggctgGCTTTGCAGGGGGGTGGGCTGGCTTTGCAGCGGGGTGGGCGAGGGAGGTGCCACGGCGCTCCACGAGGTGTGAgcgcgggtggggggtgggggcggggggatgggggcCCAGGGGAGCAGCGGCACCGGCGGCGGAGGGAGAAGAAGTCAGTGGAGCCCGCGAGGTCAGTGTCCCAGGGTGGCTCATGGTGGCCACTCGTcactccgggggggggggggcgggtcccCGGCCCCTGCTTGCTTGGCTGCGTCTGCTGTGCCTGAGTCTTCACCTGGCCTTGGGTCATGGGGTCGTCTGCTCACCACTGCTGTCTCCCTCATTGACGTCACTCCCGGCTGCAAGCCTGGGACCCCGGGCAGTTCAGACGGGACTGTGGTTGTGTGGCCCTGAGCCGGCTCTCTGGGTCTCTGATGGTTGGATAGCCCGTTGCTGTTGCCACAGACGATGCCGCCCTTCTCGAAATGTTTGCCCTTCTCGAGGGGGTTCCCCTTGGGTCAGGAGTGGCAGGAGTGGGGCGGGGGCCGTCGCCGGATGCGAGCGAAGCAGGCCGAGGCACGGGGGAGGCTGGAAGGAGACTCGGTGGTGGTGGTCGGGCGCGGGGCGGAGGAGCGGAGGGCTTCACTCGGGGCTCGCGTCGTCCTCGCCAGCCGGCGGCTCCTCCAGCCTCGCGCCCTCCCGGGGCTGGCCCGCCGGCGTGTAGACGGCGGTCAGAAAGCGGATCAGGGCCCTGGCCGCCTGCTCCTGGCCCAGGGGGGTGGGCCGCCCGCCGGCGCCGCAGAGGGCCCGGGGCAGCTGTCGGCTCAGGAAGGCGAGGACCTCAGAGGGCGCGGGCAGGTGTCGGCGGGGCCGCAGGGCCGCCTCGCGCACGTCGCTCTCCGGCTCGTCCTGCGAGGTGTCTTGCAGGCCGTCATGCAGGCCACACTGACGGTAACGTTGCAGGTCGTCTTGCAGGGCTTCTCGCGAGACGACATCCTCATCGCCGACGTGCAGCTCCAGGTGGCGGGGCCCTCCCGGGAGGGGGCGGGCGCCCCCCGGGGGGCCGACTCTGACCCCGAAGGACTCGCACAGCATCAGCCAGAAGCCGGGCGCGAACCGCAGGCCCCGGAGGGTCAGGGGGCGCAGGGCCCGCTGGGGGCCCGGGAGCAGCCCGCCCAGCTCCTCGGCCGGGACGGCGCTGGTGCCCacggggcggggcacctgggcgagGAGCTGAGCCGCGGCGGTGGCGATGCCGCTGCCCGCGAAGAGGGCCGCGGCCTGGCCGAGGCGCAGCCAGCGCCTGGGGGGCCGGGCCAGCGCCGGGGGGGCGGGCCGCGGGGAGAGGCGGCGCTTCAGCCTCAGCAGCACGAGGAGGGCCGCCACGGCCAGGGTGTCCTTCCAGAACAGGAGGCCTCGGAAGAAATGCAGAAGGACCGCCCTGATCTGGGCCACGCTGAAGTGGGCGAGGAAGCTGTTGAGGATTTGGTCGATGGGTATCAGGGCCAGGAACTCTTGCTGCAGGTTCCGCCCGGTCGGTGCGTCCTGCTTAGGTGCGTCttcgttctcctcctcctcctcctcctcctcctcctcctcctcctcctccccggaGTCTAGCGACTGCCCCCGGGGGGCGCCCCCCGTCGCGAACGGCGGCCTTGCCCGGGCGGCGGTGTTGCGCCGGAAAGGCCGTCGGTTGAGGTTTCTCGCGGGCGGCAGAGGCCGGCCCCCGTCTTGCTCGGGGCGCTCCATGACGTCGAAGTGGAAGTGTGAGAAGAAGAAGACCCAATGGCCGGGGAGAAGTACGGTGAGCCTGTCATTATTCAGAGAGGCTAGATCCTCTGTGTTGAGAAGGATCATGATGGGCTCCTCGGTGTTCTCCAGGTAGCGGCACCATACCGTGAAGGCAGCCCTTATTGGAAGGATCTTCATCTCCAGTTGAGAGTAGGCCACTTCGATAGCCGAGATGTTGCGCGAGTAGAAGGCGCAGGAGACCCTCTTGCCGGTTTGGTCGTCTATTTGGACGAGGGAGGCGTGCAGAGCCGTCTTGGTGGCTCCCGTTTCCAAGTAGAAGGGGTTCTGCGGCTTGGGGTGGTGCAGGAGGGGCGCCTTGCGGAAAGCCCGCTTCAGGCACTCGAAGGCCTCCTGCTCCTCGTCCCCCCAGGAGAACGCGTCGCTGGTCAGCAGCTGCCGGGCCAGCGGCTCCGCGATGGTGGCGAAGCGCTCCACAAAGTGCCGGTAGGGGAAGATGAATTCGATCAGGTGTTGCAGGGACTTCTTAGAGCCAGGGGTGGGGTAGCCTGTCACGGTGGTCACAATCCTCTTGTTTAGCCTCACCCCTTTGGGGGTTATGACGAACCCCAGGAACTCGACGGTGTGTCGGTGGAACTGGCTTCTGTCCAGGGAGCAGTAGACGCGGTGGTGGCGGAAACGGACCAGGACTTGTCGCACGTGCTGAAAGTGCTCCTCCTGGCTCATGGAGTAGATCAGGACGTCCTGCCCGTAGGAGAGCACGAAGTAGCCTAGCATGTCCTTTAGGATAAAGTGGACCACGTCCTGCGGGATGGTAGGGTCTGAGGATAGCGGGAAGGGCTGGTAACTCTCTGTCTCTTGAGGCTCGAAACCAAACGCCGTTCTCCATACATCTTCCGCTTGGCGAATGCTCGCGCTTTCCTCCACGATGGTGCCCCGCAGCTCCAGCTTTGTGAACCATGTCGCTCCGTGTAACTGGTCGAACAGTTCTGGGATCATCTGTACATAGTCCTGTCTGTTGGTCAGCATGTCCTGCGGGTCCCAGTATTCATCCCGCGGCCTGGCGCTTTCTCGCACCCTGGCACCCACAGGTTCCCACGGCGCGATGGAAGGACATTCGTAAAAGGTCTCGCTGTGATCAC
This region of Lynx canadensis isolate LIC74 chromosome B3, mLynCan4.pri.v2, whole genome shotgun sequence genomic DNA includes:
- the RTL1 gene encoding retrotransposon-like protein 1; translation: MIEPSEDSFETMMERKNPSSKQMESSEGSSNTTVETSGSGAREAEGPARGPAQEIKELPIDLRQDMEGPSSGPRREIKDPPNDLLQDLEESRNGSRQEVGDPSSEAPGGMEGASDDPWGAQDEEADDTDLASAREEGPLEEDSETSEFMATVRSIISLYLRMQDLREQQRVAEEILMKGIHAGHLPVPSRFSGDRREYHEFIVLCQLILQSYPRMFCNDRLRVGYVICHLSGMALEWATALVQEGSPLIDDFPAFLEAMSGMFEYRQALRVAEDAMFNIRQGTRTATEYINEFQGLVPTLGWSDEVLQAHLCQGLNEEIRHYLFRVPQPDSLDSLIVLVLQIEEKLAERRAMLRLPPEARPRNLTWVDSPAPERWMVSSWLSRDRRPVISRDHLFMLLLIRVNPYHSVAVQALVDSGAGGNYMDERFAQEHYVELYEKPYPQMVQSVDGSLVGNEPVWLHTEPLVCIHQNHQEPIEFDIVPSPNFSVILGVNWLRTHSPEVDWIKGRCTFHSPYCLQKCFRPPPPCIALERQAISLLPGLPPLYSDLADVFNPKEADDETSDQPSSDGSDDLSESEPSELQQAGDSDHSETFYECPSIAPWEPVGARVRESARPRDEYWDPQDMLTNRQDYVQMIPELFDQLHGATWFTKLELRGTIVEESASIRQAEDVWRTAFGFEPQETESYQPFPLSSDPTIPQDVVHFILKDMLGYFVLSYGQDVLIYSMSQEEHFQHVRQVLVRFRHHRVYCSLDRSQFHRHTVEFLGFVITPKGVRLNKRIVTTVTGYPTPGSKKSLQHLIEFIFPYRHFVERFATIAEPLARQLLTSDAFSWGDEEQEAFECLKRAFRKAPLLHHPKPQNPFYLETGATKTALHASLVQIDDQTGKRVSCAFYSRNISAIEVAYSQLEMKILPIRAAFTVWCRYLENTEEPIMILLNTEDLASLNNDRLTVLLPGHWVFFFSHFHFDVMERPEQDGGRPLPPARNLNRRPFRRNTAARARPPFATGGAPRGQSLDSGEEEEEEEEEEEEEENEDAPKQDAPTGRNLQQEFLALIPIDQILNSFLAHFSVAQIRAVLLHFFRGLLFWKDTLAVAALLVLLRLKRRLSPRPAPPALARPPRRWLRLGQAAALFAGSGIATAAAQLLAQVPRPVGTSAVPAEELGGLLPGPQRALRPLTLRGLRFAPGFWLMLCESFGVRVGPPGGARPLPGGPRHLELHVGDEDVVSREALQDDLQRYRQCGLHDGLQDTSQDEPESDVREAALRPRRHLPAPSEVLAFLSRQLPRALCGAGGRPTPLGQEQAARALIRFLTAVYTPAGQPREGARLEEPPAGEDDASPE